The proteins below are encoded in one region of Persephonella hydrogeniphila:
- a CDS encoding c-type cytochrome, producing the protein MKKLIIILLGITFSFNTYAGGISLEDVNKDPILKGKFLAKHCSWCHDINKKLVAPPFKVILERYKNVPEETLKKQFFEAIKNGSRGKWADWMKKNLKIKMGKLDEMYMPPQKPYYNDEEIKLIVNWLLSLKK; encoded by the coding sequence ATGAAGAAACTTATAATTATTTTGCTTGGAATTACTTTCTCATTTAACACCTATGCAGGTGGAATTTCTCTTGAAGATGTAAATAAAGACCCTATACTAAAGGGTAAATTCTTGGCAAAACACTGTTCATGGTGTCACGACATAAATAAAAAACTTGTAGCCCCTCCTTTTAAAGTAATATTAGAAAGATACAAAAATGTTCCTGAAGAAACTTTAAAAAAACAGTTTTTCGAAGCTATAAAAAATGGAAGCAGAGGAAAATGGGCAGACTGGATGAAAAAAAATCTGAAAATCAAAATGGGCAAATTAGACGAAATGTATATGCCTCCCCAAAAACCATACTACAATGACGAAGAAATAAAACTTATTGTTAACTGGTTGTTGAGTTTAAAAAAATAA
- a CDS encoding copper chaperone PCu(A)C, protein MRKILLVLLTGFLFNVFAQEVIIKDPWVRAVPPTAKNSALFMVIENNSDKTEVLKSVKTDISKMVMIHKTVKQGDIMKMVHVHELQIPPHSKVELKPGGLHIMLMGLKRPLKVGEILEFKLVFKNAGEITVEAPVKMK, encoded by the coding sequence ATGAGAAAAATACTTTTAGTTCTTTTAACTGGTTTTCTTTTTAATGTTTTTGCTCAGGAAGTAATAATAAAAGACCCTTGGGTAAGGGCAGTTCCGCCTACTGCAAAAAATAGTGCGTTATTTATGGTTATAGAAAACAACTCAGATAAAACAGAAGTTTTAAAAAGTGTAAAGACAGATATATCTAAAATGGTAATGATTCATAAGACTGTAAAACAGGGAGATATAATGAAGATGGTTCATGTCCACGAGCTGCAGATCCCTCCCCACTCAAAGGTAGAACTAAAACCGGGAGGACTTCATATAATGCTTATGGGTCTAAAAAGACCTCTTAAAGTCGGAGAAATCTTAGAGTTTAAACTCGTATTTAAAAATGCCGGTGAAATAACTGTAGAAGCTCCTGTTAAAATGAAGTGA
- a CDS encoding SCO family protein — protein MKRLTAFLIFLMTVFLSYQSFSYQFYGYPYIQKIRDFTLTDQNGKKISFSDFKGKYLLVFFGYTYCPDVCPTSMLRIKETLDNLGKYKDKVHVLFISVDPERDTPELLKKFISFYDPEEKYITGLTGSPEEIKKVARQFRAYYEKVPLKDNPEVGYLVDHTAFIYLIDKKGIMRLIFRPANDDPKRIAQDIIHTMKYFGDAK, from the coding sequence ATGAAAAGGTTGACAGCTTTCTTGATATTTTTAATGACTGTGTTTCTTTCGTATCAATCCTTTAGCTATCAGTTTTATGGATATCCATATATACAAAAAATAAGAGATTTTACCCTTACCGATCAGAACGGAAAAAAGATAAGTTTTTCTGATTTTAAGGGTAAATACCTGCTTGTTTTCTTTGGGTATACTTACTGCCCTGACGTATGTCCAACGTCAATGCTAAGGATAAAAGAGACTTTAGATAATCTTGGAAAATATAAAGATAAGGTTCATGTTCTTTTTATATCTGTTGATCCTGAGAGGGATACCCCTGAGCTTTTAAAAAAGTTTATATCATTTTACGATCCTGAAGAAAAATATATAACAGGTCTTACAGGCTCTCCTGAAGAAATTAAAAAAGTTGCAAGACAGTTTAGGGCATACTACGAGAAAGTTCCCTTAAAAGACAATCCGGAAGTAGGTTATCTTGTTGACCATACAGCTTTTATTTATCTTATTGATAAAAAGGGTATTATGAGGCTTATATTTAGACCTGCAAATGACGACCCGAAAAGAATAGCACAGGATATAATACATACAATGAAATATTTTGGGGATGCAAAATGA
- a CDS encoding TonB-dependent receptor, with the protein MRKLLAAGLLVPAIVSFSSGQEIIKVKKITVAEEISEQETVGETKETTQEEIKITRQIDVGEILSSIFPEVNHIRKGGTANDITIRGFGRDNINVLLDGMRIYGACPNRMDPAIFHMSTRQVKEVRIQEGPFDVENQGSLAGVVNLISKDPEAGKGGSVYFTGGYFNYLHGGFDAYVGNDLIKVLVGYSKQYSKPYESGEGKKITEYPTGNSAYKSSEKDHTAFDIDSVWTKLVITPDNDNEVKINYAFDEAKDVLYPYLMMDAVYDRTHRVNGEYYIKSLGIKISAYWNFVKHDMQDRWRVSSNMWASRGYGMRTLAKTKTYGAKIEKEWKISGVQLKTGIDAYLRNWRADNTLMSLDNRGMIPNVDIKNIGAFIKGAKPIGNIIVSAGLRIDSTKSEADREALGTANQNLYSSYYSNYDLSQTDTYLSGNIVARYKIDKRSSVYVGFGHTVRVPDPEERYIALKKPMTKPNWVGNPNLDPTQNNELDAGFEYYKGLFGIKGNIFYSDLTDYIYLTRISPVAPPETKPATSYQNIDAHIYGGDITVVGMLTDTISVEAGAAYQRGRKDSGNYTDKDLAEIPPLKTRVALKYDNGTVFGQIEGIYASRQNDVDSDLQEKETKSYYVVNIKTGLNAGNRAFIGLGIDNLFDKNYYTHLSYLRNPFQAGTKIPEPGRFVYMNVIYRF; encoded by the coding sequence ATGAGAAAGCTTTTAGCAGCAGGACTGTTAGTACCGGCAATTGTCTCTTTCTCTTCAGGACAGGAGATAATAAAAGTAAAAAAGATCACCGTTGCTGAAGAGATATCAGAGCAGGAAACAGTAGGAGAAACAAAAGAAACCACACAGGAAGAGATAAAAATCACAAGACAGATCGATGTTGGAGAGATACTTTCTTCAATCTTTCCTGAAGTAAATCATATAAGAAAAGGAGGAACAGCAAATGATATTACAATAAGAGGATTTGGTAGAGATAACATAAATGTTCTTCTTGACGGAATGAGAATATACGGTGCATGTCCTAACAGAATGGACCCTGCGATATTCCATATGTCAACAAGGCAAGTAAAAGAAGTAAGAATACAGGAAGGTCCTTTTGATGTTGAAAATCAGGGATCTCTGGCAGGCGTTGTTAACCTTATATCAAAAGACCCTGAAGCAGGTAAAGGAGGCTCCGTATATTTTACAGGAGGATACTTTAACTATCTTCACGGAGGTTTTGATGCTTATGTCGGAAATGATCTAATAAAAGTTCTTGTAGGGTACAGCAAGCAATACTCCAAACCTTATGAGTCAGGAGAAGGGAAGAAAATAACGGAATACCCAACAGGAAACTCCGCTTATAAATCATCTGAAAAAGATCATACAGCCTTTGATATAGACAGTGTATGGACAAAATTAGTTATCACTCCAGACAATGATAATGAGGTAAAAATAAACTACGCATTTGATGAAGCAAAAGATGTTCTGTACCCATATCTTATGATGGACGCAGTCTACGATAGAACCCACAGAGTAAACGGTGAGTACTACATAAAATCCCTTGGTATTAAAATCTCTGCATACTGGAATTTTGTAAAACACGACATGCAGGATAGATGGAGAGTTAGCTCTAATATGTGGGCATCCCGCGGTTATGGAATGAGAACCCTTGCAAAAACAAAAACTTATGGGGCAAAAATAGAGAAAGAATGGAAGATTTCAGGTGTTCAACTAAAAACAGGAATAGATGCATATCTTAGAAATTGGAGAGCTGACAACACTCTGATGAGCTTAGACAACAGGGGAATGATCCCTAATGTTGATATTAAAAATATCGGAGCTTTTATAAAAGGGGCAAAACCTATCGGAAATATTATAGTATCTGCAGGGCTTAGAATAGACAGTACAAAATCTGAAGCAGACAGAGAAGCTCTTGGAACTGCAAACCAAAATCTGTATAGCTCTTACTACTCCAATTACGATCTATCACAGACAGACACATATCTGAGCGGAAATATTGTTGCAAGATACAAAATAGATAAGAGATCCTCTGTATATGTAGGCTTTGGTCACACAGTAAGAGTTCCTGATCCTGAAGAAAGGTATATAGCGCTGAAAAAACCAATGACAAAACCAAACTGGGTAGGAAATCCAAATCTCGATCCTACACAGAACAATGAACTGGATGCAGGATTTGAGTATTACAAAGGTTTATTTGGAATAAAAGGAAACATTTTTTATAGTGATTTAACGGACTATATTTATCTCACAAGAATCTCGCCAGTAGCTCCACCTGAAACAAAACCTGCAACCTCTTACCAGAACATAGATGCCCATATCTACGGTGGAGATATAACAGTTGTAGGAATGCTTACAGATACTATTTCTGTAGAAGCTGGAGCCGCTTATCAGAGAGGCAGGAAGGACAGCGGAAATTACACAGATAAAGATCTTGCAGAGATACCACCTCTAAAAACAAGAGTTGCTTTAAAATACGATAACGGAACAGTTTTCGGTCAGATAGAAGGCATTTACGCCTCAAGACAAAACGATGTTGACAGTGATCTTCAAGAAAAGGAAACAAAATCCTATTATGTAGTTAATATAAAAACCGGTCTAAATGCAGGAAACAGGGCTTTTATCGGGTTGGGAATTGACAATCTGTTTGATAAAAACTACTACACCCATCTGTCTTATTTGAGAAATCCATTCCAAGCAGGAACAAAAATACCTGAACCTGGGAGATTTGTTTATATGAATGTGATATACAGATTCTAA
- a CDS encoding GGDEF domain-containing protein, producing the protein MNDNKVSSLEFDKIKLIYIFTSIGSVVLLAIAFLNFLDGDKDMALFETMIAAGGILNAILLKLTRNVRIAESFILVGMLLLICGILVDGGYRNTGIYWIYTFPLLAFFLKGNKGGVLWNVAFFTIVVLLVVLDSAGYISIAYSTVEIRQALIAYTIVMLLAYIFEEALLRSYNEVSRLAVTDQLTGLYNRYYIFSKLEDEIERAKRVDKNLCVILFDIDNFKQINDKYGHDVGDMVLSEFSRILKNVTRNVDTVGRLGGEEFIVICPGTDIVGGKITAEKIRMAVESAYMPEIGKVTVSAGVAEFTGTENVAELIKNADVALYRAKKSGKNRVELYSPTGNIVRFGIDLQNLRLKKPASLGRH; encoded by the coding sequence TTGAACGATAATAAAGTTTCTTCTCTTGAGTTTGATAAGATAAAACTTATCTATATCTTTACCTCAATAGGTTCTGTAGTTCTGCTGGCAATAGCATTTTTGAATTTTTTAGACGGCGATAAAGATATGGCTCTTTTTGAAACAATGATAGCTGCCGGCGGAATTCTAAATGCCATCCTGCTAAAACTGACAAGAAATGTTAGGATCGCAGAAAGTTTTATTCTTGTAGGTATGCTTCTGCTTATCTGTGGTATTCTTGTAGACGGTGGATACCGTAACACAGGTATATACTGGATTTACACATTTCCTTTGCTTGCTTTTTTCCTGAAAGGAAATAAAGGTGGAGTTCTGTGGAATGTGGCTTTTTTTACTATTGTTGTTCTTTTGGTAGTTTTAGATAGTGCAGGGTATATTTCTATAGCTTACTCTACAGTTGAGATAAGACAGGCTCTTATCGCATACACCATAGTAATGCTTCTTGCTTATATATTTGAGGAAGCTCTACTCCGTTCTTATAATGAAGTATCAAGACTTGCTGTAACAGACCAGCTTACAGGTCTGTACAACAGATACTACATATTTTCAAAACTTGAGGATGAGATTGAGAGAGCAAAAAGGGTTGATAAAAATCTGTGTGTGATTCTTTTTGATATAGATAATTTTAAGCAGATAAACGATAAATATGGGCATGATGTAGGTGATATGGTTTTGTCGGAGTTTTCGAGAATTTTGAAAAATGTAACAAGAAATGTTGATACTGTAGGAAGGCTCGGAGGTGAAGAATTTATTGTTATCTGTCCCGGAACAGATATTGTCGGAGGAAAAATAACAGCAGAAAAGATAAGAATGGCTGTAGAATCTGCGTATATGCCGGAGATTGGAAAAGTAACAGTAAGTGCAGGTGTCGCTGAATTTACAGGAACAGAAAATGTAGCAGAGCTCATAAAAAATGCTGATGTCGCCCTTTACAGGGCTAAAAAATCAGGTAAGAACAGAGTTGAACTTTATTCCCCAACAGGAAATATTGTTAGATTTGGTATAGACCTTCAAAATCTAAGATTAAAAAAGCCTGCCTCTTTAGGCAGGCATTGA
- the lpxK gene encoding tetraacyldisaccharide 4'-kinase, with the protein MLKILSKIYGSLAKVRRYTYEKGLIQKHKLPIPVISIGNLSVGGTGKTPLTIFTAKKLIERGYSVTVLSRGYKRKSRGTVIVRNRNKILVNWEEAGDEPFLIAKNNIPVVVSENRYAAGLKAIEEINPDIFILDDGFQHFQLHRDVNILVFDATKPFWEDSLLPSGRLREPPEFYRYADILIINRLEKVENKEEIISKIQKLKKKFFISQEKIDGLTDLENSYRLETLSGKNIGVFSGLGNNPQFFNTVEKLSKKIGFKITEKNSYPDHYDYSQLQLSNNPDLWLTTEKDIIKIRPEYIKKYRIMALKYTLKLDEDFINYLEKRIFYDKVKNSHLEYRDV; encoded by the coding sequence ATGCTTAAAATACTGTCCAAGATTTACGGATCTCTTGCAAAAGTAAGAAGATACACATACGAGAAAGGTTTAATCCAAAAACACAAACTTCCCATTCCCGTTATATCAATAGGAAATCTCTCTGTAGGAGGAACAGGAAAAACTCCCCTTACAATTTTTACAGCAAAAAAGTTGATTGAAAGGGGATATTCTGTGACTGTTCTATCAAGAGGATACAAGAGAAAAAGCAGAGGGACAGTTATAGTGAGGAACAGGAACAAAATTCTCGTCAACTGGGAAGAAGCAGGGGATGAGCCTTTCTTAATAGCAAAAAACAATATCCCTGTTGTGGTATCAGAAAACAGATATGCAGCAGGTCTTAAAGCGATAGAGGAAATAAATCCAGACATATTTATACTTGATGATGGTTTTCAACATTTTCAGCTACACAGAGATGTAAATATTCTTGTTTTCGATGCCACAAAACCGTTCTGGGAAGACAGTCTACTACCATCAGGAAGACTAAGGGAACCACCAGAATTTTATAGATATGCAGACATTCTTATAATTAACAGATTAGAAAAAGTAGAAAATAAGGAAGAGATCATCTCAAAGATACAAAAATTAAAGAAAAAATTTTTTATATCACAGGAAAAAATAGACGGGCTAACAGATCTAGAAAATAGTTACCGTCTTGAAACACTGTCAGGAAAAAATATAGGTGTTTTTTCAGGTCTTGGGAATAACCCTCAGTTTTTCAATACTGTTGAAAAATTATCAAAAAAGATAGGATTTAAAATCACAGAAAAAAATTCTTATCCAGATCATTACGATTATTCACAGCTCCAGTTGAGCAACAATCCAGACTTATGGCTGACAACAGAAAAGGATATAATAAAAATCAGGCCAGAATATATAAAAAAGTACAGAATAATGGCTCTAAAATACACATTAAAGCTTGATGAAGATTTTATAAACTATTTAGAAAAAAGAATTTTTTACGATAAGGTAAAAAACAGTCATCTGGAGTATAGAGATGTTTGA
- a CDS encoding segregation/condensation protein A, with translation MFDEKVEKHPFDIVLKLIINGEIDPWNVDIVELADKYLQEIKNMYLPDLRLASKALAAAALLLKMKADALQIGEDKEDEEKASRKRVFGIKRFYTIDEIAHVLKKYIAPVIEFKPKRKYTRRKPYTRKKKKLEIPLFHATLEETIEALEKEFEALEGFISLSELNHPNKTQAFVALLFLNYEGVINIYQEEEFGEIYIEKNQQKLKKIA, from the coding sequence ATGTTTGATGAAAAAGTAGAGAAACATCCCTTTGATATTGTTCTGAAGCTAATAATAAACGGAGAAATAGACCCGTGGAATGTTGATATAGTAGAGCTTGCAGACAAATATTTACAAGAGATCAAAAATATGTATCTGCCTGATCTCAGGCTTGCATCAAAAGCTCTTGCTGCAGCAGCACTGCTTTTAAAAATGAAAGCAGATGCACTTCAGATAGGCGAAGATAAAGAAGATGAAGAAAAAGCATCGAGAAAACGGGTTTTTGGCATTAAAAGATTTTATACAATAGATGAGATAGCACATGTCCTGAAAAAGTATATAGCACCAGTTATAGAGTTCAAACCAAAAAGGAAATACACAAGGAGAAAACCATACACAAGGAAAAAGAAAAAATTAGAAATACCACTGTTTCATGCTACACTTGAGGAAACTATAGAAGCTTTAGAAAAAGAATTTGAAGCATTAGAAGGATTTATCTCCTTATCTGAACTTAACCATCCAAATAAAACTCAGGCTTTTGTTGCACTGTTGTTTCTTAACTATGAAGGTGTGATAAATATCTATCAGGAAGAAGAGTTTGGAGAGATATACATCGAGAAAAATCAACAAAAACTCAAAAAGATCGCATAA
- a CDS encoding peroxiredoxin, whose amino-acid sequence MEEIRIPVIGDKFPQLEVKTTHGVKKLPDNYAGKWFVLFSHPADFTPVCTTEFVAFQKRKEQFDQLNCELIGLSVDQVFSHIKWVEWIKEKTGVEITFPIIADDMGEVAKQLGMIHPKKGTNTVRAVFIVDDKGVIRLILYYPQEVGRNIDEIVRVVKALQTTDKYGVATPANWPENELVKDHVIVPPATSEEEAKERLKKAEAGEIECYDWWFCHKNL is encoded by the coding sequence ATGGAAGAGATCAGAATTCCTGTAATTGGAGATAAATTTCCTCAATTAGAAGTAAAAACAACACATGGAGTTAAAAAACTTCCAGACAACTATGCAGGAAAATGGTTTGTTTTATTCAGCCATCCGGCAGATTTTACTCCTGTTTGTACAACAGAGTTTGTAGCTTTCCAAAAGAGGAAAGAACAGTTTGATCAGTTAAACTGTGAGCTTATAGGACTGTCTGTAGATCAGGTATTTTCCCACATCAAATGGGTAGAGTGGATAAAGGAAAAAACAGGAGTAGAGATTACTTTTCCTATAATTGCTGATGATATGGGAGAAGTGGCTAAACAGCTTGGAATGATACACCCTAAAAAAGGAACCAACACTGTAAGGGCTGTATTTATTGTAGACGACAAAGGAGTTATAAGACTTATCCTGTACTATCCTCAAGAAGTAGGAAGAAATATAGATGAAATAGTTAGAGTTGTTAAAGCTCTACAAACCACGGACAAATACGGAGTTGCCACACCTGCAAACTGGCCAGAGAATGAGCTTGTAAAAGATCATGTAATTGTTCCTCCTGCAACAAGTGAAGAGGAAGCTAAAGAAAGGCTTAAAAAGGCTGAAGCCGGTGAAATAGAGTGTTACGACTGGTGGTTCTGCCACAAAAATCTGTAA
- a CDS encoding radical SAM protein, which produces MKSTPSYIKLYEEGKLKERVEKAYSMLESCNVCPHSCKVNRLKGEKGFCKTAENVKVASFFPHRGEEFPIRGYYGSGTIFISYCNMRCVYCQNYDISHLGEGKEYTPEEIAGIMLYLQEEGCHNINWVTPSHVVPQLLKALYIAVKKGLKIPIVYNTSSYDNPETVELLYGIVDIYLPDIKYLNGDFARKYSKVKNYPEVAKQVIKMMFNQVGNLKTDERGIAYRGVLVRHLVLPNGISTTKEVLDFLYTVSPHIYVNIMAQYHPYYKACDYPELCRRITDEEYRQAVEYARTLGLNLVID; this is translated from the coding sequence ATGAAATCAACCCCATCATACATTAAGCTTTACGAAGAGGGAAAACTAAAAGAGCGTGTTGAGAAAGCATACTCTATGCTTGAAAGTTGCAATGTATGTCCCCACAGCTGTAAGGTAAACAGACTGAAAGGAGAAAAAGGTTTTTGTAAAACAGCAGAAAATGTAAAAGTTGCTTCTTTCTTTCCCCACAGAGGAGAAGAGTTCCCAATAAGAGGATACTACGGGAGCGGAACTATCTTTATATCTTACTGTAATATGAGATGTGTCTACTGTCAGAACTACGATATAAGTCATCTTGGAGAGGGAAAAGAATATACACCTGAAGAGATCGCTGGTATTATGCTATATCTGCAGGAAGAAGGTTGTCATAATATAAACTGGGTTACCCCCTCCCATGTCGTTCCACAGTTGCTTAAGGCTCTGTACATAGCTGTTAAAAAGGGATTAAAGATTCCTATCGTTTATAACACATCTTCCTACGACAATCCTGAAACAGTTGAACTTCTTTATGGTATAGTTGATATTTACCTACCTGATATTAAATATCTCAATGGAGATTTTGCAAGAAAATACTCTAAAGTAAAAAATTATCCAGAAGTAGCAAAACAAGTAATAAAAATGATGTTTAATCAGGTGGGAAATCTGAAAACAGATGAAAGAGGAATAGCTTACAGAGGAGTTCTTGTAAGGCATCTTGTTTTACCAAACGGTATATCAACCACAAAAGAAGTTCTTGATTTTTTATACACTGTATCCCCACACATCTATGTAAACATAATGGCTCAGTACCATCCCTATTACAAAGCATGCGATTATCCTGAGCTATGCAGAAGAATTACAGATGAAGAGTACAGGCAGGCTGTAGAGTACGCACGCACACTGGGACTTAATTTAGTTATAGATTAA
- a CDS encoding prephenate dehydrogenase: MDKDFGGFKNILIIGLGLIGGSIAVSLKSSGYRGKIYGFDLSSERVKKAVELQAVDEAYTQLEDIPWDEIDLVILATPVKTFEEIAKKIKPFLRKDTVVTDVGSVKGSLVEKIQNILSPVKFIGAHPIAGTEKEGIENAVVGLFKGKKLILTIDREDESTKRLEKFWTDLGAKVEVMDPHTHDFVFASVSHLPHAVAFALVDALIELSKETGIDLFLYPGAGFKDFTRIAASSPTVWKDIFIENKDNVVHTIERFIQSMEKLKEYIQKEDEDNLIRILSESREKRLSLD, from the coding sequence TTGGATAAAGATTTTGGCGGTTTTAAAAATATACTTATAATAGGTCTCGGTCTTATCGGAGGTTCCATAGCTGTTTCACTAAAAAGTTCAGGCTATAGGGGAAAAATATACGGATTTGATCTTTCATCTGAAAGAGTAAAAAAAGCAGTTGAGCTTCAAGCAGTAGATGAGGCTTATACACAGCTTGAAGATATTCCGTGGGATGAGATAGATCTTGTTATACTGGCAACTCCTGTTAAAACATTTGAAGAGATCGCAAAAAAGATTAAACCCTTCTTAAGAAAAGACACTGTAGTTACAGATGTAGGAAGTGTAAAAGGAAGTCTTGTTGAAAAAATTCAAAATATTCTCTCACCGGTAAAATTCATAGGAGCCCACCCTATAGCAGGAACAGAAAAAGAGGGCATAGAAAATGCTGTTGTTGGTCTTTTTAAAGGGAAAAAGCTAATACTGACAATTGATAGGGAAGATGAAAGTACGAAAAGGCTTGAAAAGTTCTGGACTGATTTAGGTGCAAAGGTAGAAGTTATGGATCCCCATACCCATGATTTTGTTTTTGCCAGTGTGTCACATCTTCCACATGCTGTGGCTTTTGCCCTTGTTGATGCTTTGATAGAGCTGTCAAAGGAAACAGGAATAGATCTTTTTCTTTATCCGGGAGCTGGATTTAAAGATTTTACAAGAATCGCTGCAAGTTCTCCTACAGTGTGGAAGGATATCTTTATAGAAAACAAAGATAATGTTGTTCATACTATAGAACGTTTTATCCAGTCGATGGAAAAACTGAAAGAGTATATACAGAAAGAAGATGAAGATAATCTTATAAGAATTTTATCTGAAAGCAGAGAAAAAAGACTTTCCCTTGATTAA
- a CDS encoding universal stress protein gives MMVGRILVGIDGSKSSWTAADYGIYFSKKLKRPVVGVHIVDIRLLETPFIEDLAGALGFTTYADITPKLKEILDERGKALLDEFAQRCREAGADCSIAQAFGIVANELVDMADPEDLIIVGKTGIHNKFAPLFLGSTSEAVARKSKCPVMITTDRFMEIKNVILAFDGREKSVHAAQYLNEIYKDIGIENLTVITVFEEKSEEKEKHIKELLESNLDIPYELEFLYGYPDEELEKFILDNRNKYQLVTMGAYGESRIKELILGSTTSFIIHKSPIPVLLVK, from the coding sequence ATGATGGTTGGAAGAATTCTTGTAGGGATCGATGGTTCCAAAAGTTCATGGACGGCAGCAGATTATGGTATTTACTTTTCAAAAAAACTCAAAAGACCTGTTGTTGGTGTTCATATAGTTGATATAAGGTTACTTGAGACACCTTTTATTGAGGATTTGGCTGGGGCTCTCGGTTTTACAACTTATGCTGACATAACACCAAAACTTAAAGAGATTTTAGATGAAAGAGGAAAGGCTCTTCTTGATGAGTTTGCGCAGAGATGCAGAGAAGCAGGTGCAGACTGCTCAATAGCACAGGCATTCGGTATTGTTGCCAATGAACTTGTCGATATGGCAGACCCTGAAGATCTTATAATAGTAGGCAAAACAGGAATACATAACAAATTTGCTCCTCTTTTCTTAGGATCTACATCTGAAGCAGTAGCCAGAAAATCGAAATGTCCTGTAATGATAACAACAGACAGATTTATGGAAATAAAAAATGTTATTCTTGCCTTTGACGGTAGAGAAAAATCTGTTCATGCTGCACAGTATCTGAATGAGATATATAAAGATATAGGCATAGAAAATTTAACAGTAATTACAGTTTTTGAAGAAAAGTCTGAAGAAAAAGAGAAACATATAAAAGAGCTTTTAGAAAGCAACCTTGATATTCCATACGAACTTGAATTTTTGTACGGGTATCCAGATGAAGAATTAGAAAAGTTCATACTGGATAACAGAAATAAATATCAGCTTGTTACTATGGGAGCTTACGGAGAAAGCAGGATAAAAGAACTTATTCTCGGAAGTACAACATCATTTATAATTCATAAATCGCCGATACCTGTCTTACTTGTTAAATAA